From the Diadema setosum chromosome 6, eeDiaSeto1, whole genome shotgun sequence genome, the window AAGAAATGTAAGACTTCTGCGATTTGATTAAAATATACGTGGTTCGACTTCTGCACGACGTTACTATCTAACCATGTGCTTGATTGAGCACTTCTACGTGCGATTAGAGCTCTAGCATCTGGTCAAGTCGGAAAGCAAACTATAGTTTTCGGAACAGCGGTCTCTAACTGACCTCCAGATGTTTTCACATTAAGAGACTCGCTATCTTTGTCCCACTCATTGTTACACTAAGTATCAGCtgtgttacccccccccccctccccatcagATAGCAAAGCGAGCACCCTTTGAGATAACTTGTCATAACTCTGTTGGCTGCCATATAAAGTTGAGTGCATGAAGCTGATTGGTAAAGGACGGATGACCAAACTTTACATCAATCTGAAGGTAAGTTTATCAAAGGCGACACACTCTTATCTGTACCACTATGTGTGACTACAATGCAGTGTTTAACTATTGCTACAATTGCTTGATGCTCTCTTTCAGCTGTAAGAGTTAGTCGTGTGTCGGAAGTGAACTCCAGTACCAAACGGTCACTGTCAGACTGCCAAACCAGCCCACAGCCCCGGCCAAGGTCGCCGCCTGATGTCTGCCAGAAGGGTAGTGAAGCAGCGGGAGCAGTGGGGTCCAGTCCTACTGATGTCTCATTCTATCTCAATCTGAATGAAGCCGAGGCAGAACCCTGGCAGCTCACCGTTAGGGCCCTTATCAATGCTAGCCCACAGACCTTCCCGTACGACGCCACCAGTAGGTTTGAGACCTTGCTTtctctttaaccctaaaaagactgggctattttggtagctcgaaagactggggggggggggggctaaagggccccccccccccttaagatctcggccgtggatcacgcgatcgccgcgaaaatttgcacaatggtagtgtgcgatgtaatctacaagatcgtatattcaaattttacaaaatagtcttcttttattttattttgattaattatgctaatttatgagagaaatcagactctttgatctaaatcagtaaataaagctccaaaagtgctcatttttggtctaattattcttagtggcattcttagcaaatgtacttgaaaaaaaaatcggtataaaaattaatttcttatctattttattgttttatgaatttcttatgtatttctctgttttttcgaccttttgtttttgttgtttttttaacaaaatttgtggcagacactctttgaagcataatactgctaaaacaaattaattttagccattgagagtaaaaataagcatatttatatgagccatgtgaaaaaactcaatttgcattgactttgtacacaaaatcacatttttgagccattttcggcctcacgtgcatgtacaaaaagttatgtaacttcagaaccgtacccccgggcatcacaaatttggtgtcaaaatgtgcgggaaactcaaaagaaaaaagtcatagagcatcgcggcgagagcattgcgtgttgcagaataatcgcgcgaaatgtcgaggggggccttttaggccccccagtctttttagggttaagtttaTGAGTAAAACCTGCTGAATAGTGTAATAAAGCTAAATAGCAAAATTTGACATACATGAACCATGTTACACCATAACGTCAAAAATTTGTCGATGGATTTAGAATTGCGACAATATTCATAATGCTCCCTGGGAAAGGTGATTTAAAAATTTTCcaagatatgaaatttaatGCATCATATATGTGTAGGTTTGTTGTGCCACAAAACATcttatcatataaaattttcgcgatacagcctaaaatataaggagatatctgtatttttctaaataaaccgtaactgtagacggtttagtctagaaacacttttatcataactattgttcacgttttgtatatttagcaatacttcaCATCGATTTTATGGATTCacattttttacagtggttgtttctatccctagcttacattctagaactattttaaagcactaatgctgggtttctatttcatctgcaaatggtaaattatgcctttaatgtaaGCCTGCTATTCGTACAGATTAACCAGTTTCGATTAAGGAAAGACGTTTTCAGGGCAAACTGTTGAACGGAGATCTGTCTTTACATGGGAAACAATCCATTTATGCTCCACTCGTcatttaaccctataaagcccaatcTTTTTCGACCCCTTCCAGACCCAAGAGGATACATTGTGCCCCCATCCCTTGGGCCTCGAAACGTTATCAAGAACACTAGTTTCTAAGCGTATTACCTCGTAATACAGGATGAGATAAATTGAAGTTGAATCTATTGAGAGTGGTAATGCCACTGATGCTCTCTTTtgactctctctctttctctctctctttctctctctctctctcttgtggcAGACCCTGAGAATTTGTCTAACATACCCTCCACATCGGACGATATACTGCCCCCTCTATCAGCCATGCCCGCCGGCAGTGTCACCAACGAAGATCTTGCCAGGGGCGGTAACCAAGAGCTTCTTATGATCATCCAGTGGGCCAAAGCCACCCCCGGCTTCCGCCAGCTATGTCTTGAGGACCAGATGAGCCTCCTTAAGGCTACTTTCATGGATCTTATGATCTTACGGGTTGCCTACAGGTAAAAGAATTGAATTAAATGACTTTTAAGGAGTGTTGAAGCTTTTGAGGATGAGCTTGTTTCACTAGGCCTGCCAAGTTCATAGCGTTACACGAAGAACGTATATGATTGTAGGTTCTCGTTCTGGATTCTTGAACGCAAACATACATATCAAACTGTCTTGGAGTTGACATATCTGTTTTATGTGATTCTAATTCTTTTCCGCGATCTGTGCTTATTATTCGTTTTCGCTTTCTTTCAACAAATTCATTTCCACTATCTCGTTTCAAGTTAAAGTTATTGATGACGTTTTAGATAGTGCCTCGATAATGACTCCTATATTGTAAGAGGATCTCTAAAATGACATGAGAATCAAATCACGTGTTTAATCAAATTTTCTGTTCGAACTATTTGTGGATGATAACTTGACAAGAATCACGTTTTGTCTTTGCTTCTATAAAAGTCAAACTCTCTCTTTTCGTTATTGTATACTAAAGTAAATTGtaaaatttatcattttcatttctctgtATGAACTGAAGAGTGAAAGATATTTCTTTTGTCAAGAACGTCAAATCGGAAAATGTATCATTCGTGTATATGGAAACGGTTGTAAAAAAGTTGTCTCAATAATGTGTCAGGTCTATGGATTCGTACCCTCTCATACGCGTTACTGGAAAACATTCCCTCACTTCGGCGGAGTGCAAGAAGTTAGGATGGGGGGACCTAAGTGACGGCACATTAGCGTTCTACAGCACCCTGCAAACCATGAAACTCGACCTGCCCGAATTCTGTATCATGAATGCCCTCGTCCTTTGCTTCCCAGGTAACGTCCACTCAGTTTCATACCTCTTAACAATTTGACATGACTGAAACACAATTATCACTCTTTGAGTTGAGGTACATTTGGTATCTTTAACCGGAACCTGAACCGGTGGTAgcataataatgacaatgtgTTCGTAATCAGTAGGTGTGCTGTCACGGTTGCAGGGTTGTTCTCGTCTGAATGACagagcggaaaaaaaaaatcatccgaTCATAATATCATGTCGGAATGTCGTTcgatctgttttttttttttcttcgggaATAGAAGAACATTCTCTCGTTTGCTTCATTCACGCAcccacgcgcgcgcgcgcgcgcacacacacacacacacaagggagAATGAGACTAATATTACTGAGAACTATAGAAATGTCGCTGTGGTGACTGGCATGCCTCCGCCATATCGCATGCATGGTTCTCCCCATATGTCTACAGTGCCTCTTGACAAtttcatataattatgatgtgtTTGAAAGTTCGGCACAaccacaaatgtgttgagtgtcTAGGGGCCTATAAGTATACATTCTTTAAACCACGTTCCAAGTATTCGAGAATTTTCACTTGACCCTTTCCCCTATGGCCCACAActttcttcaaataatcacCACTGGCAATATccaaattttgacaaaatagGAAATtgtgaaataacaaaattttcatcTGACTTTGACCCAATGGCCCAAATCTTTCCCTGCAGACTTTTTGTATTGATTGCATAGTTTAGTATCGGAAATTATAGTAGAATCTTAGGATTTAACCATGACCATGACCTTTAACCCTTGACCCaatgacgcaaaaaaaaaaaaaaatcccaagagaatcattgtcaggcagtacatgcataatgatatagtttcatgaagatatctTATGCCATTTCTTAGATATCGAAAAGAAAGTTAAATTTTAGCACTTCATTtgacctttaaaggggatggctagtaactggtcagtgggaatgctgggggatgattgttccaacccttgtgggattcatttaagagtacattataaacatgtatctattgttgtgtgaaaattatttgcttcagaatggtctcatattcaagaaacgtgcagtttaatgttcccaggttagcatgcctgtacagtgacggggcgatcgttgacggcccgttaacgatcaccccgtcactgtacaggcatgctaacctatGGCGTTTTGTTTATTACATTAACCTAAACCACCGCTAGGAATTTAGAGGGGCTATAAATACATTGGACATTGCATAAGTTGATACTTCAGTTATActttatcattttgcaaatcAACAAGTTATCAATGAATCTCTATAAACGTTCAGATATGCCGTTTTAAGCCGTTTTAAGCCGGTACAAACCTTCAAAAAGTCCCATTAACCTTCTCAGCACCTTCACTTCTTTAAAAACTGCTCCGGCTGCTTATACAATGCGGATATCTAAAAATGCACCATCGTGTGGCGAAGACATTCGTCATTTTCTAGTTACCATGTTTCCCTCTTAAACCACATGTCCTGTTAGGTGTAGTTcctttgttatacatgtactgtaccaTAAACAATAGGTAGGCTACTCGTTCATCATTTAATTCCTTGATACACACAAGAAAATTTACTTATACACTGTGCTGATGGAGGATGAAAATGGTTAGATATCTCCTTGAAGGTTGCATGTAATCAAATTTCTGTACCTCGTAATAACATCCTTTCCGAGTTCTGCCATAAGCTGGCAGCTAGAGTACATCAATAAAATATTGGTCAATTTCATGCCATATGCCTTTGTCCGATCACTGCTCTCACAGATGCCCCCGGACTGACGGAATTAGACAACGTGAGGGCGCTACAGAGGCGTTTCCTTGAATGCTTGCAAAATCATGCTCGAGACACCTATCCCAAGGAACCCAAGCGCTACGGCAAGCTCCTGCTGCGCCTACCGACCTTACGGAAGGTTAGCAACACGGCCATGGACCACTTGCTGAGGATGAGAGTAACAGGAAGAGTTGAGGTCACCAGTCTGGTTGACGAGCTAACAAACTGCACAATATAGGCCAGAAGGGACATCGATCTAATACCTTGGGTTTTGCACACATTCCGGTTTGAAATTGCTCGGCAAACGATACAAGGCAAAGCTCTCGAATTTTTAGTGGTTTAAAATTCCGCGTTAAGGCCTCGTGGaagtcggaaaatgaaatataagaaaataaaattaaaatgaaaatataaggCTGCCTAAGTCATGAAAGAATTTTTcaagtacagtcaacctcggaTACCTtgacgtcggataagccgaatatcacttacctcgggtGCAAACTGCTTATATTAAGTGACAattgacattttgtgtatcCATAATTTCTGCATCGTATAGCTTCAACTGTGATATTTAAGATTAAATAGTTACACCTTTTAGCTGCACATTGAACACTGACCTTGAATGTGGCTTTTCTTATCTGCGACTTGTAACTTTGTCGTCTATATCGTAGTTTCCTCTTGAGATGGTATAACGTTAACCACGAcgttattaggtgatacgctaacgGCGTATCACCTATGTGTTTGTACGGAATCTTCTTTTATTATTCCCATTTCCTTCTGACGAATTTTGTGAACGCagtatctcaacaatgacatgacCAACTACAGAatcactctgagagcacagacctccgccaagcagctaatttccaccaTTGTATGTAAGGTTGTCATTGCTTTTGAGTTTATGAGACAATAACAGTACTGCTTCAACTTCTAACATGAAGATGTTTCGATCACGGGCGACAGATATAATTTATCTGTCTCGTATAACAGTACAAGCTTACGCCAGCACACACTTGCACCGTGGAGTGGGTTTGTTTCCCGAATTCAACCGAACTACCTACATTTCCGCAGACATTGTATGAATTTTCTCTTTGCTCTTGTTGCATTCTCCGTTATGGAATGAACAAAAGTCTCACATTTCGTCCTTTACAAGATTCTTATAGGATGTAAACACAGCATATGAATTTATGCCAAATGTGATTTTCGTTGAATGGTCACTTTAAATTTCTGTGTTAGTTAAAAGTAACATTGCAATTTTGTTTAAcattatatgaaataaattttcaaattttctgtgtgcttgtaaatatctgtaaataaactgtattataatgtaaataacacagtctgcaagaatcttcagactattgaaggaggcagacttaatcagaagaaaaagaagaagaaatgaaaacttaCCTCAATCTGGCTCGTTCGTGTGATATACAGCAAGTCATCTTCATTAACGACAGCCGTAATTGTTAATGTGCTCCAACGGGTTACGTCTTTACTTGCTAAAGCAGCGTCACCCCACAATATGATGTCTATTTCAGAACCTTGATGTTCCATTATTAGTGCCTTCCTTCATAAGATTCTCCTTCATCAAAGTCTCCTGCCTATAAAGAAAggatatgaaatatcaaaacaaaggaTTACACCATTACACCAACCAAATGACAAGCACTCTCGGTTCTCACATCTCATTTCGCCTTCTTTAAACTGGGactttgttacgaccaaaatcactctgagaatgatcgcacaaaagaaacaatcaactaatgttcaggcggtttattaacagtgatattgtgggtacagactcgtaatcggttttcacatcagtacaataatgatcaataaaacaattataaatcagtagtggaatcacttacacgtatcTGATATTAGGTAATCCTTTAATTGAAAAGGTCCAAATGCAATGTTCGGtgcacaaatgaataatccTTGACgtgccgatgaatgattcctccgacgtaactccagaggcacaggttgcGTTAATCCACTTtattaatccggggtaaaaatccAGGATATAGTAttacgtccacagcgaaacgtgcagaatccacaggaaacgggcagaatccaaatgttatgatgaccacgtccagttgatgcgttgaatgaagattcactttataatgtccagcaaggaatccagcccgccacagctttgccgtaataatgtccgttgacactaaaatatggagtctctctccaatgtaggcaaattaattctctgaaggcaaaatgtctcccaggccttatctccacaaacacagtttgtatagcaggtcagcaggtaacacaggactgactataacaagtcgcttcagagccagaagtgacgtaactctcagagcagaggtgttgggtactctgcctactgcagaatttctccagcttatatactatccattcacccctttctagtacattctgtaattttctccaacctggggccacatacctgaacatactagcaagtccaaattccaggaatcctggatgactcactgcctaatatgtgcataacatcattgccaaaattaactaccaatcacattgggttacaagggcagtgcctcactcagccagcacttcctagaattttctggaatgggttaaatcattctagattgagtgagctataatgtatttcctgtcacatgcatacatgtactgtagctacattgtataccatgtagaaaattctccactgatctggtcagcctgtatgtactatatctatatcatatagaatgttctccattaatctggtcacctcgtgtacatacacattaaaacaaccatacATACAGCCTTGAAACATGTACATAAcaacttgtgtgtacatttgtgacaacttgtcaaaaaagaaaaagaaatgattgacaataacaatgacaatttgCTTGTGTGCAAGACAATTTGCCCGAGCAAACAATTCCCTCTTTCGATTTCCTTGACCCTGGACCCTCACTCTGATCTTTCCTCACCTTGTTTTGATCCCATGAatgatcaattaaaaaaaaaccaaaaaaacaaacaaacaaacaaacaaacaaacaccaaacacCCACTTTctctaacaaaacaaaaactaaaagaaTTGATGTGGAAAAAATCACAACATGTATGACAAAAAGCTACTGCAGTGTCACATTGCTTTCAACCGTAGCATCTAATGTTCCAGCAAATATTTTTAGCAGTTcagccattttctttttgtaatagtaaatttaattgtctttaattCCACATGTAGATTTTGAATTATGGTTTAGGATTTCCCAAAAGTCaacaaaaatgggaaaaaataatgaatttaaaAGACCTTTATGATTTCTGAACATCCATGAAATTCGttgataattattttcaaatcaaaGCCGTGCAGGCCAGATTGGTGAAAAGTAATTTAcgtatatatgcatgtaaattaCATGGGGTGAGGGTCCTGTGAATCCAAACAGGAGTGATTAGTGTGCGAGTCACCGAAGCAGACCCTTATTTTGCCAACATGTTACTATTTCGACTTTCTTTTGGCCTGAACAAAAACATCGAACATATCAGTTCTGTATCACAATTCTATATTTGTCAAGACTATATCTACCTAGTTCACCTATTAACACCATGCAATTTGCCGTTGACTTATGTAATTTCAAAGTCTGTTTACAAAACTTGACGTGAAATACCTCGAGATCACGTATAACTTCAAACCCCCAGATTGGTCATCTAACATGACTAATTATTCGAACAGTATATCAATAGGCAGATCCAATGATTGTGACTTTGATAACAAACTACACATAGCTCTTTTGGCTTGGTTCAACTGTTTCATCTGCGCTTTTTTAGATATGTTATGAATGTTGTGCCTAAATATACGTAATCATCTACTACTGATAATTCGCCATTGTTGAATGAAAGGAAGATAGTTTTCTCACTTGACCTCTAGAGAAGATAACAATCTTTGTCTTGTCTTAATTAACATGTAATGACTAGTTGTAACAGTATTCTCAGTGCATTTAACGCATTTTGCAAGTCACCCGGTGATTTTGCGAAAATCAAGGTGTCGTCTGCATAGAGTAAGGTGAAAAGTTTAATGTACACTTGGGTTTCATTTTGTCTGGCATCATTGTGTTGAGCTTTTTTTGCATTACATCCAAGCCATGACATTTGTATTTTAGAAAATTACTGAAATCTAATTTCTGAAAATTACTGAAATTACTGattctgcaagaatcttcagtctattgaaggaggcagacttaatcagaagtaGAAATCATTGAgaaaggaaggtggtatcggtattcaggaaggaaggtggtatcggtttgcgcgcgcgtgtgtgtgtgcatgtgtgttggtgggtgtgggtgtatgtgtgcttCTGATTTTGGTAAATTGGGGGTTGTTGGGATtgggatttgatttgaagaaggatagttatagaTTGTAAGAAAGATATTTGGTAGGATAAAATATATAGGATAGATGGAGATTTGTTTTGgttgcatgggggggggggggttggttggGTTTTTATGAATGATTCCATTCTATATTTAGATTTGTATAATctatttcttgtttcttttgttatgtaTATGCTCTTATAAGTGGTGTATGAGTTCTATGATCCAATATATTTAAGGGATATATATTTCGCATATGTCAATATTTTCTAGTGAAGAATTTATCAGCGAATTGATTGATAATTGAGCTATTCATGTTGA encodes:
- the LOC140229572 gene encoding estrogen-related receptor gamma-like, with protein sequence MDASQDGSSHEGPIASSPTPNEEASLDAMIATKSNQANSSLALNISPAGLSENRWKNRSDHDRPCLVCGDRGTAVRVSRVSEVNSSTKRSLSDCQTSPQPRPRSPPDVCQKGSEAAGAVGSSPTDVSFYLNLNEAEAEPWQLTVRALINASPQTFPYDATNPENLSNIPSTSDDILPPLSAMPAGSVTNEDLARGGNQELLMIIQWAKATPGFRQLCLEDQMSLLKATFMDLMILRVAYRSMDSYPLIRVTGKHSLTSAECKKLGWGDLSDGTLAFYSTLQTMKLDLPEFCIMNALVLCFPDAPGLTELDNVRALQRRFLECLQNHARDTYPKEPKRYGKLLLRLPTLRKVSNTAMDHLLRMRVTGRVEVTSLVDELTNCTI